A region from the Rosa rugosa chromosome 6, drRosRugo1.1, whole genome shotgun sequence genome encodes:
- the LOC133717368 gene encoding cold and drought-regulated protein CORA-like — protein MAFSKNFLLVALAFAVLLISAEVSAHRDLAEATTTTQKANTDGYGHGGHGGGGYGHGGGGYGHGGGGYGHGGGGYGHGGHGGGGGHGPHAVETETKN, from the exons ATGGCATTCTCAAAGAATTTTCTTCTTGTCGCCCTTGCCTTTGCTGTTCTCCTCATCTCTGCTGAGGTCTCGGCTCATCGTGACCTAGCTGAGGCTACTACTACTACTC AAAAAGCCAACACTGACGGTTACGGACATGGCGGCCATGGAGGCGGAGGATATGGACATGGAGGAGGAGGATATGGACATGGAGGAGGAGGATATGGACATGGAGGCGGAGGATATGGACATGGAGGACATGGTGGAGGCGGAGGACATGGACCTCATGCTGTTGAGactgaaactaagaactag
- the LOC133713328 gene encoding uncharacterized protein LOC133713328 isoform X1: MAYSKTILLVVFAVLLITAEVSAHRDLTETTTPTTDGSEAYNRGGNGGNGGGKGGNGGYGGGINGGNGGGKGGNGGGKGGNGGGKGGNGGNGGKGGKGGGGHGPEIEN, encoded by the exons ATGGCGTACTCAAAGACTATTCTTCTTGTTGTCTTTGCCGTTCTCCTCATCACTGCTGAGGTCTCAGCTCATCGTGACCTAACTGAGACAACCACTCCAACTACTG ATGGTAGCGAGGCATACAATAGAGGAGGCAATGGAGGAAACGGAGGAGGCAAGGGAGGAAATGGAGGATACGGAGGAGGAATCAATGGAGGAAACGGAG gtggCAAGGGAGGAAACGGAGGAGGCAAGGGAGGCAATGGAGGAGGCAAGGGAGGAAATGGCGGCAATGGAGGAAAGGGAGGAAAGGGAGGGGGCGGGCATGGACCCGAAATCGAGAACTAG
- the LOC133713328 gene encoding uncharacterized protein LOC133713328 isoform X2, producing the protein MAYSKTILLVVFAVLLITAEVSAHRDLTETTTPTTDGSEAYNRGGNGGNGGGKGGNGGYGGGINGGNGGGKGGNGGGKGGNGGNGGKGGKGGGGHGPEIEN; encoded by the exons ATGGCGTACTCAAAGACTATTCTTCTTGTTGTCTTTGCCGTTCTCCTCATCACTGCTGAGGTCTCAGCTCATCGTGACCTAACTGAGACAACCACTCCAACTACTG ATGGTAGCGAGGCATACAATAGAGGAGGCAATGGAGGAAACGGAGGAGGCAAGGGAGGAAATGGAGGATACGGAGGAGGAATCAATGGAGGAAACGGAG GAGGCAAGGGAGGCAATGGAGGAGGCAAGGGAGGAAATGGCGGCAATGGAGGAAAGGGAGGAAAGGGAGGGGGCGGGCATGGACCCGAAATCGAGAACTAG